A window of the Hevea brasiliensis isolate MT/VB/25A 57/8 chromosome 6, ASM3005281v1, whole genome shotgun sequence genome harbors these coding sequences:
- the LOC110632675 gene encoding uncharacterized protein LOC110632675 — MATTNLCPAFAYTVVYVKDVAKSLDFYEKAFGYHVRRLDDAHRWGELDSGQTTIAFTPIHQRETDKRSGAVQTPQTDGERPPLEVCFAYADVDAAYKRAVENGAVALSQPEDKEWGQRVGYVRDIDGIVVRMGSYVTKPAKQD; from the exons ATGGCAACAACGAATCTCTGCCCAGCATTTGCCTACACAGTTGTGTACGTGAAGGACGTAGCCAAATCCTTAGATTTCTACGAGAAAGCATTTGGTTATCATGTTCGTCGCTTGGATGACGCTCACAG ATGGGGAGAGCTGGATAGTGGGCAGACCACCATAGCTTTCACTCCGATCCACCAACGTGAGACAGATAAACGAAGTGGTGCAGTGCAGACTCCGCAAACCGATGGCGAGCGACCCCCTCTTGAGGTTTGCTTTGCCTATGCAGATGTAGATGCTGCATACAAG AGGGCGGTGGAGAACGGAGCAGTGGCGTTGAGCCAGCCGGAGGACAAAGAATGGGGACAGAGAGTTGGATACGTGCGTGATATCGATGGAATCGTGGTGAGGATGGGAAGCTATGTAACGAAGCCTGCAAAGCAAGACTGA
- the LOC110632673 gene encoding uncharacterized protein LOC110632673 isoform X2 translates to MVRRKRQLQNNVEEHGEDWEESVSSNSKHGKVTSSLANTEDDERNSTPCSYLPKGRQQYEVGAMAESVANKNLAIFILSNNIAFDIVEAPFFGDFVRGVAECGIRYKLPSSMTLQRKAFPEVEMEVEKYVEKVRQSWIKIGCTIMLGMRKNFISIIAYSAEGAEFLKLQKIPKCQKSSFDVKDIVSSTIEDIGEDNVVQVITNNDTIYNSIENMSLNKYSQIFKTRCVAHEIHSLLKAIGNEVGWIQETIDNASLIVKCMDEDVNILSKVKYPCKFKFASNYQMLQSILSNKNELQQLVSFGKGNLPEDNKRTAKITNIIKSGNFWSQVPEVLNALEPLIDVLRLVEDDRPTIGYLYEAMEKAKETLERQCSNDSTKYEKILALFQEWRSNKIIHPIHAAAAFLNPAYMCGGSFTFNLEMRKGIEFVFSTMVRSEEKEKFIEEVLLYKSKISKMFNALAYQLMKLSHPSAWWDAAGVYHPVLKKYAIRILSQPCKCSCDLKPSAFEVAERSVMNGAVTISHHNSVYTTMNAKIMEKFLSLEEQCMTPIDLENCNELPDYVDPQQSWWDDQMELINENSDDHDAKMKRTVFI, encoded by the exons ATGGTTCGAAGAAAGCGTCAATTACAAAATAATGTGGAAGAACATGGGGAAGATTGGGAGGAATCTGTAAGTTCCAATTCTAAGCATGGTAAAGTTACAAGTAGTCTAGCTAATACTGAAGATGATGAACGTAATTCGACTCCTTGCTCATATTTGCCAAAGGGCCGGCAACAATATGAAGTAGGTGCAATGGCTGAAAGTGTAGCAAATAAAAACCTTGCAATATTCATTCTCTCTAACAATATTGCATTTGATATTGTTGAAGCACCATTTTTTGGTGATTTTGTGAGGGGTGTAGCTGAATGTGGCATTAGGTATAAGCTGCCAAGTTCTATGACGCTCCAGAGAAAAGCTTTTCCTGAAGTTGAAATggaagttgagaaatatgttgagaAAGTTAGGCAATCATGGATTAAGATAGGTTGCACAATAATGCTTGGCATGCGGAAGAACTTCATTAGTATCATTGCATATTCTGCAGAAGGAGCTGAGTTTTTGAAATTACAGAAAATTCCAAAATGCCAGAAATCAAGTTTTGATGTGAAAGACATTGTTTCTTCAACAATTGAGGATATTGGGGAAGATAATGTTGTGCAAGTTATTACAAACAATGATACAATTTATAACTCAATTGAGAATATGTCCCTCAATAAGTACTCCCAAATCTTCAAGACTCGGTGTGTTGCACATGAGATTCATTCTCTCCTAAAGGCCATAGGCAATGAAGTTGGATGGATACAAGAAACAATTGATAATGCATCATTGAtagtaaaatgtatggatgaaGATGTCAACATTTTATCAAAAGTGAAATATCCTTGCAAGTTTAAATTCGCCTCCAACTATCAAATGCTGCAATCAATTTTGAGTAATAAGAATGAATTGCAACAACTTGTTTCATTTGGGAAGGGTAACCTGCCGGAAGATAACAAGAGAACAGCCAAGATTACCAACATTATTAAAAGTGGAAACTTTTGGAGCCAAGTGCCAGAGGTATTAAATGCTTTGGAGCCATTAATCGATGTACTTCGTTTGGTAGAAGATGATAGACCTACCATAGGATACTTGTATGAAGCAATGGAAAAGGCAAAAGAAACATTAGAGAGACAATGTAGTAATGACAGCACAAAGTATGAGAAGATATTGGCTTTATTTCAAGAATGGAGAAGTAACAAGATTATCCATCCAATACATGCTGCTGCTGCTTTTTTGAACCCTGCTTACATGTGTGGTGGTAGCTTTACATTTAATCTTGAAATGAGGAAAGGCATAGAATTTGTGTTTTCAACCATGGTAAGGagtgaagaaaaggaaaaattcaTTGAAGAGGTGCTACTTTATAAATCAAAGATATCAAAGATGTTCAATGCATTGGCATACCAGTTGATGAAATTATCTCATCCTA GTGCATGGTGGGATGCTGCTGGGGTCTATCATCCTGTATTAAAGAAGTATGCAATACGAATTTTGAGCCAACCTTGTAAGTGCTCATGTGACTTAAAGCCTAGTGCATTTGAAGTTGCAGAAAGAAGTGTGATGAATGGGGCAGTGACTATATCGCACCACAATTCTGTATACACAACAATGAATGCAAAGATTATGGAAAAATTTCTATCTTTGGAAGAACAATGTATGACGCCAATTGATCTAGAAAATTGCAATGAACTCCCTGATTATGTTGATCCTCAACAAAGTTGGTGGGATGACCAAATGGAGTTGATTAATGAAAATTCTGATGATCATGATGCAAAAATGAAACGGACAGTTTTCATTTAG
- the LOC110632673 gene encoding uncharacterized protein LOC110632673 isoform X1, with translation MSVCEANMVRRKRQLQNNVEEHGEDWEESVSSNSKHGKVTSSLANTEDDERNSTPCSYLPKGRQQYEVGAMAESVANKNLAIFILSNNIAFDIVEAPFFGDFVRGVAECGIRYKLPSSMTLQRKAFPEVEMEVEKYVEKVRQSWIKIGCTIMLGMRKNFISIIAYSAEGAEFLKLQKIPKCQKSSFDVKDIVSSTIEDIGEDNVVQVITNNDTIYNSIENMSLNKYSQIFKTRCVAHEIHSLLKAIGNEVGWIQETIDNASLIVKCMDEDVNILSKVKYPCKFKFASNYQMLQSILSNKNELQQLVSFGKGNLPEDNKRTAKITNIIKSGNFWSQVPEVLNALEPLIDVLRLVEDDRPTIGYLYEAMEKAKETLERQCSNDSTKYEKILALFQEWRSNKIIHPIHAAAAFLNPAYMCGGSFTFNLEMRKGIEFVFSTMVRSEEKEKFIEEVLLYKSKISKMFNALAYQLMKLSHPSAWWDAAGVYHPVLKKYAIRILSQPCKCSCDLKPSAFEVAERSVMNGAVTISHHNSVYTTMNAKIMEKFLSLEEQCMTPIDLENCNELPDYVDPQQSWWDDQMELINENSDDHDAKMKRTVFI, from the exons ATGTCTGTCTGTGAAGCTAATATGGTTCGAAGAAAGCGTCAATTACAAAATAATGTGGAAGAACATGGGGAAGATTGGGAGGAATCTGTAAGTTCCAATTCTAAGCATGGTAAAGTTACAAGTAGTCTAGCTAATACTGAAGATGATGAACGTAATTCGACTCCTTGCTCATATTTGCCAAAGGGCCGGCAACAATATGAAGTAGGTGCAATGGCTGAAAGTGTAGCAAATAAAAACCTTGCAATATTCATTCTCTCTAACAATATTGCATTTGATATTGTTGAAGCACCATTTTTTGGTGATTTTGTGAGGGGTGTAGCTGAATGTGGCATTAGGTATAAGCTGCCAAGTTCTATGACGCTCCAGAGAAAAGCTTTTCCTGAAGTTGAAATggaagttgagaaatatgttgagaAAGTTAGGCAATCATGGATTAAGATAGGTTGCACAATAATGCTTGGCATGCGGAAGAACTTCATTAGTATCATTGCATATTCTGCAGAAGGAGCTGAGTTTTTGAAATTACAGAAAATTCCAAAATGCCAGAAATCAAGTTTTGATGTGAAAGACATTGTTTCTTCAACAATTGAGGATATTGGGGAAGATAATGTTGTGCAAGTTATTACAAACAATGATACAATTTATAACTCAATTGAGAATATGTCCCTCAATAAGTACTCCCAAATCTTCAAGACTCGGTGTGTTGCACATGAGATTCATTCTCTCCTAAAGGCCATAGGCAATGAAGTTGGATGGATACAAGAAACAATTGATAATGCATCATTGAtagtaaaatgtatggatgaaGATGTCAACATTTTATCAAAAGTGAAATATCCTTGCAAGTTTAAATTCGCCTCCAACTATCAAATGCTGCAATCAATTTTGAGTAATAAGAATGAATTGCAACAACTTGTTTCATTTGGGAAGGGTAACCTGCCGGAAGATAACAAGAGAACAGCCAAGATTACCAACATTATTAAAAGTGGAAACTTTTGGAGCCAAGTGCCAGAGGTATTAAATGCTTTGGAGCCATTAATCGATGTACTTCGTTTGGTAGAAGATGATAGACCTACCATAGGATACTTGTATGAAGCAATGGAAAAGGCAAAAGAAACATTAGAGAGACAATGTAGTAATGACAGCACAAAGTATGAGAAGATATTGGCTTTATTTCAAGAATGGAGAAGTAACAAGATTATCCATCCAATACATGCTGCTGCTGCTTTTTTGAACCCTGCTTACATGTGTGGTGGTAGCTTTACATTTAATCTTGAAATGAGGAAAGGCATAGAATTTGTGTTTTCAACCATGGTAAGGagtgaagaaaaggaaaaattcaTTGAAGAGGTGCTACTTTATAAATCAAAGATATCAAAGATGTTCAATGCATTGGCATACCAGTTGATGAAATTATCTCATCCTA GTGCATGGTGGGATGCTGCTGGGGTCTATCATCCTGTATTAAAGAAGTATGCAATACGAATTTTGAGCCAACCTTGTAAGTGCTCATGTGACTTAAAGCCTAGTGCATTTGAAGTTGCAGAAAGAAGTGTGATGAATGGGGCAGTGACTATATCGCACCACAATTCTGTATACACAACAATGAATGCAAAGATTATGGAAAAATTTCTATCTTTGGAAGAACAATGTATGACGCCAATTGATCTAGAAAATTGCAATGAACTCCCTGATTATGTTGATCCTCAACAAAGTTGGTGGGATGACCAAATGGAGTTGATTAATGAAAATTCTGATGATCATGATGCAAAAATGAAACGGACAGTTTTCATTTAG